TCAGCGGTTGTTTAGTAAACGCCAGTGACTATAGCTGTCCCGTAAGCGTAATAAACACCACCGACGAAGAGATCGAAATACAAGCCCCACACGTCGATATTGAGTCTATAGAAAATAAGGTGGAAGCACAAATCTTAACCACCGGAAAATGCGAGGAGGAGGATACAGTACCTTTATCGtgtattggaaaaataaagaagtcaATAAGGACCGAGGACCGCATATGAAttgcgaagaagaaaaagcaatattgGCAATCTGCGAAGAATACAGTGACATATTCCATTTAGACGGAGAACCCCTGACCTGCACCGAGGCACTGCAACACGAGATCGTAACTCGAGCCGGTACGGCACCCGTCGTAAATACGCGACCGTATAGATTACCGGAGAAGCATAAGGCCGAAGTAAATAGACAGGTACAGGAAATGTTAAGAAACGATATCGTACGTCCAAGCTCGAGTCAATGGAACGCACCACTTTTGGTGGTACCGAAGAAAACAGACGCTTCGAGAAAACCTAAAATGCGAGTAGTGGtcgatttccgaaaattaaacGACCTAACAGTCGGAGACTCTTTTCCACTGCcaaatataacagatattttggaCCAACTAgggaattcgaaatattttacaacgttagATCTGGCATCGGGCTATCATCAAATACCCATGGCAGACagagataagaaaaaaacGGCTTTTTCAACGCCCTACGggcattatgaatttaatcggATGCCGTTCGGGCTAAAGAATGTCCCGGCAacgtttcaaaaattaatgaatactaTTCTGGCGGGCATACAAGGAATACGGTGTCTGGTCTATTTAGACGACATCGTGATATACGGCGCTAGTTTAGAAAACTACAACCGACGACTATTagaagtattacaaaaaatacgcgacaataatctgaaattacagccggacaagtgtgaatttcttagaaaagaaGTGGCATATTTAGGACACATAATTACCGAACACGGAATTATGCCTGACCCTGGAAAAATCCAGGcagtaaagaatttttctacGCCAAAACGAGTCAAAGATGTGCAATCATTCATAGGACTGTCGGGCTATTATAGAcgatttatcgaaaatttttcgaaaatagtcAAACCACTCACGAAATGATTAAAAAGGGAGTAAAATTCGAGTGGACACAAGAGCGGCAGCAAGGATCTTTTGACAATTTAAAAGAGAAACTAATTACCGCTCCCGTCTTGCAGTATCCAAATTTCAACGATGAATTTATACTGACTACCGACGCATCGGATTTCGCGATAAGAGGTATCTTGTCACAAGGAGTGATAAGACAAGACCGACCAATAGCTTATGCTAGCAGAATTCTTTTTCGTGCAGAGCAAAATTATAACACgacggaaaaagaattactcGCGATTGTGTGGGCGgtcaaacattttcgaccGTACCTATACGGgaccaaatttaaaattgtcaccgACCATAAACCGCTAATTTGGTTGTTTAACATGACCGATCCAGGATCTCGTCTAATTAGATGGAGACTGAAATTGGAAGAGTACGACTATGAAATCGTACACAAAACcggaaaatacaatacaaatgtTGACGCACTAAGTCGCAACGTCGCTcacgatatacatataatcgacaaggagaaagagagtgacgaagaggaaaaagaaagagatagcgaaaaagagataaaaaggtaCACAGAGGAAGAGAAACAGCAAATACTATATGAGTATCATGATGCACTGATAGGCGGGCATCAAGGCGTGCAACGCACTATAAATCGAATCCGTCTAACTCACAATTGGAGAGGGTTAACAAAAGACATAGAACGATACATTGCCAAATGCGAGCATtgccaaaagaataaattaaaacggcgAAGTAAAGCGCCAATGATTATTACCGATACTCCGGATAGGCCATTCGAAAAATGCGCACTAGATATAGTAGGACCGTTAACCGTAACTCTAATCGGAAACAAATACGTACTAACATTTCAAGATCATTTCACGAAACTGAGCAAGGCAATGCCCATTGAAAATCAGGAAGTTGGTACAGTAGCGAAGGCattcgttacaaaaataattttggaatacgGAGTGCCTGATAAAATTCTCACCGACCAGAGAACGAATTTTATGAGTGAAGTGTTTAAGAGCACTTgcaaactgttaaaaattgagaagattCGTACAAGCGCGTACCACCCGGAAAGTAACGGCGCGCTCGAAAGATCGCACAGGACACTAGCAGAGTACTTGCGACACTACATAAACAGAGATCAGACCAATTAGGACGAATGGCTGCCCTACGCGATGTTCACATACAATACTACACCACATACAGCGACAGGTTATACGCCATTTGAACTGTTGTACGGACACCAAGTTACGCTCCCTACGGCCCTGACATGTCCTCCAAAATTAACGTATACGTATGACTACGTATCCGAGTTCAAAGAAAGATTGCGTGCAGCACACCAGGTAGCGAAAGCGAACATGCAAGAGGAGAAAGCAAAATCAAAAGAATGCTACGACAAAAAGACTAATGTAAGCACGTTTAGAGCAGGCGACAAGGTATTGTTATACGATGAAACACTGCACCGCGGACGCTCTAAGAAATTAGAATCTTTATGGAGAGAACCGCacacaataattaaacaaaattccgACGTGAATTACACTATAAAAGCGGGGAGAAAAAGCATGGTCGTTCATGCaaatcgtttaaaattatttgtggaACAATAAACACTTACCTCCCCGCCTCCTCTTGTTTCTCCATGCACTTTATCAGATGGGATACTAGCACCCCAAACCGGAAAACCCCCCGGAGAAAACTTGGGGGCAACTCCCCCTCAAACTTCGCCGTCACGTCTACCAGGTCTTTGCGGAGCGGGAAAGGCTTCCGCGGTAGATGGAGGCGACACACACGCCACATCTCAAATCAGACTCGACAAGGAAGGTCTCGTTCATCTTCGCGAGTCGAAACAGTATTAAACTACGCGCCACTCGCTCTCTAACGACCCACCGGTAAAAATGCTCATTCATATCCAATGTAACTTTATAACCACCTGATAACAGGTATCTAATTCTCCGGGAAGCGCTTGCGACGCAACCTGAGACAGACCTACCCGTCACCTTGGACTGATTCCAGCAAGAGTCTGGGTTATATTTCGAGGAGATTGGAGACCTGAACATTATAGACTCTACCTGGAAACTAGTGATCAAACTCGAAGTATCGTTGTTAGGTCAGCGTCATGAGCATATCAGAGAATGGGTCGAGCGAGCCGAAAGCGCGCGGGACACGATACATCCTACTCGTCCAGAGAAAAGCAAATTCGCGAATCTGttagaattaataaagaaagatgaaGTTAGATTAGCTGCACTAATAGACAGATTAAACAGTATCTATAAGGATTCATCAAATAGAAAGCGCGGATTGATTAACGGAATAGGTTCGCTAGTTAAATCGTTATACGGCATTATGGACGCCgacgatgaaaaacaaataaacgaaCAACTGAtgctaatacaaaataacCAGAAGACGCTTACGCACGTAACGCATAaccaattaaaagtattaaatactaCAATAGCGCATATCAGTGATTTAGAAGAAACTATCGAACAGAATAACGAAAGATTATACGATCTAGATAAGCGTATCTACAACGGCACATTGTTAATTATCAAAAGCgaagaaataaacgaatattgcactattattaacaaaatgttaaCCGATTTACAGCGTGACGTACAAAACGTATATGACTACTTGTCTTACGCTACACACGAAATTATACACCCTAGGTTAGTTCCGGTAGAGCAAATTTTTAGCGAATTGCGAGCGATAACGCCACACTTGCCTCAAGGGACGCACTTCCCCTTTGCCCTCGAAAATAGTGGATGGCCGTTACTAGAAAAATTGACCACTGTTAACGCGTATTATGCGAACGACACTGTGTACACTATATTAAGATTTCCACTTGTATCTTATCCTAAGTATaagttaataaagataattcatCTACCTGTCCATAACCATGGCGAACTATTTACCTTTACGGAAATAAACCAACATGTAATTGCCGTTAATCTGGAATTACCCTCCTATGTAACCATGATGGTAGAAAATTTAAGTAAGTGTGTAAAAATcgtaaatcaatatatttgtgaACCAGACAGTCCAGTATACTCTATAAATCCGAGAGCACTCTGTGAAGTATAGTTGTACGCGGGACTAGCGAAACAAAATGCGTGCGACGTTAGATACATTAAATCTAACCAAACGATTTGGATAGCtctaaacaaagaaaattcgtGGCTGTATTCGACTAATAAAGAAcaggaaataattatacagtgcaaaaataaaagggaTATGCGAATCAAAATCGAACGCACAGGTAGAATTAcattagtaaataattgtaaaataattacgacgGACATGACCATCAGGACTTTAACGTCAACAAGCGACACTAGCATTCAAGCCTTTTtgccgaaatttaatttaactctaATAAAAGAGACGGTCATAAATAAGCCCGAGGAGGCAATCagaccaataaaattaaagaaaatcattCAAAGCCCTAAGGAACTCATGGACTTaggaagagaaataaaagaaattataaggAATTAGAAGAAAGTAATGTTGTGCAATTCAAAAAGCcaacatttatttatcctATGGTCACTAGTTCTGTAGCCATCGTATTTATTGTGTTAACCATATTAATAGGAATGGTAATTGTTTTagcgaaaagaaaaagggaaacTCAAAAACTCTCGCAACCCCGGAAtgcataaaattgtaaatcatTATAACATGCACTACTCAGGTTACTACTGAGACAACTGCACTAAACAAACGAAAACTTCGTACCTacgttttcttcttttaacgGGGGAGGgatgttgtgtgtcgaaaaaccacaacgtaataattataggttaattaggcaataacaataataaacatttagaaggccattaatcgaggccacttctcgagaatcctgtgacataagttatttaattattaaacaattaggcgctgacgcgagcactcgttcttagaagcccgagtgtcacttgcgtctaaagtaggttaaacagatcaacattttggtaacacaatggatcgatatagttcaggtctcattgtgttccgaacactgatccgtataaattaaaGCGGCACACAAGGCGCCGCGGGTTATTAATCAGCAAGGTTCCGGACGAAGcacgacacgtcgcgtacacgTGTAACCACGGTAGTACGGTCGCCGAGTGAGTGAGATgacaagtgtaataaaaagatacCGAATAAAAGTTATTCAATCTATTTAAAGtgcataattattctaaactcTCCGAGCCAAAGCCCCCTTGACCAGCACGGCGAATCCCGAATCTTTACGCAGCGCCTACCGCTACCGAAGTAGGCGcaacacatatttataaatatatttatataaccgTATATATCATTATCAGTCATGTACCAAAAATAaaccaattttttaaaattatgattgtgaagtatataaaatatcaaataaaattataaaacatttataacacCTATAATCTAttgttgaatttaaattatgtataatttaatattaattctacataatctatataatctaattctaaaaaaataaaagggttaataaaaattttgtatatatttatatatatatttattttaacatatataataacatatatatatacacaaataattatttaaacaaagtaactttttttataagtatattttataagttaagtttttaatatatgagtttttttattttgagtcAAGTGGATTATAAATacgatctttttctttttttagttgAAGTTCTGCTAATTCAGCTTTTGCTGAATTAGCTCTTATTTCTAatgtattgttttcttttaaattaatttctattatagcAGCCATCCTTTCTTCATGCCTTAATTTGGCCTTTGCTAACTGTTGTTCCTGctctattataaattttattctttgaattttaagTTCTTCTTCCGTTTCTCTTTCTGTGAATTTGCGTTTTTTCGCAACCTTGCTAGTGTCGGTAGGCTTGTTAGTGTTGGTTATAAacttttctgtaaaaaaaatataacatatttaaaggtgttaaaaaaatcattttatatacgtacattttatatacccaTTACACATGCACATGAACGTACGCAtaaacacacacgcacgcacgcacgcacatacacataATGCGTTATTCAATAaagcagtgctcggaattagtctgaacatttcagccgatttccgtggtatacgcctcctttcctctccttaccgcgcgcgccgcagccgctagggccagcgccgccgagcgttaagagcgacactatctgattatgagtgggttcttctccctatttattaaaatttaaaaaaatgtattaaaatttattaaaaataaattttttatttttaaatttattaagtgaaaatatttcaatagatttccacgtcacccatgagatactaatgctgacgcgtttttttttaagtggtttcccccgtagacctattccactaaagataaaaataaattcttaatttaaaaaaaaatatatataaaagagattttcttaattagattttcttggccttttatgagaatgaacaattgatgcaataatgtagatagaaaccactttttgaaaaacgtgtcagtattagtacTGTTACGCCGTGCCCGTGACTCAAAGATCTCGTCGCGGGCCAACGCAGGATTCGGGATCCGTCGTGTAGGGCCAAGGGGGTTGATCCAAGGGAGATAATTATTGAACGATGttcaatgagaaataaaatatctttattcactTAGCACTCGCGTACACTTTATTTAACGGCTTCCTCACAGTCGTTACGATCGCGTAAGATACAAACTCGGAGTTCGCGATACCGACGTGCAGCTCGTGCTTAGATCAAACTTAAAAACCCGTGGTGACGATCGAGTCACCTTCTTTTATACAGATCAGTATCAAGGTTAGCAACGTCTGCTTTCCGTGAATGCTGATCTACTTCGCTTGTTTGTGAGGCAATCCGCCGATCGTTTCCTCATGCGGTTAACGCCTCagcgtttaattataatcgattgtTACTTGTCTAAAGAATAGCATTAGTcaatatctttgttaattttaaataccttaTTCGTCTTTCTAAGAACGTGCTTCgagttgaaagttttatttgctaattctttaaacaatagcgttgctaaattaaaatatctcgttgtagtctttcgacacacaacagTACCTtatgggtgacgtagaaatctattgaaatatttccacttaataaatttaaaaaaaaaatttatttttaataaattttaataaatttttaaaaattttaataaatagggagaagaacctactcatagaacctaatcagatagtgccgctcctaacgctcggcggcgctgaccctagcggctgcggcgcgcgcggtaaggagaggaaaggaggcgtacaCCACgaaaatcggctgaaatgttcagactaattccgagcactgcaTTAAAGATAagtgaaatacaaaaatactacgaaaagaaataaatacaaaaacaatacaatatgttattcattaaagataaatgaaaaaatatacatttgaatAGTACATATCTTTGGCAACTGATGTTATAGTTTCACATAATattgtttcattttctttattattttctgcaaaCGTTTCTAAAATTCAATGTCTACATCCTCGCTGTTATTTTGCACCATTTATCTTTGATCTAGAATTcaagaacaaataaaacaaagctATAAGTGAAACAATAGCTGTTTTAAGAACTTAatatgaatgaatgaatgaataatttattgttccCCTTAGGGTTACAAGCTTTTCTTCTCGCCATACATTTCCTTACATCTATACTTAGTCTATACTTAGTCTATCCTTAATCCTATCTTAACCTAACCGCCTTTTGGAGCAGGAGCGTGAGCCATATGTGCCCACCCTCCTCCTCCCCTacctatacacacacacatctcGCCTCTGGGACTTCCGTTTCCATTGCTTTGTATATCTTTTATGTCCAACTACTTCGCCccttctccctccctctctctctctctctttctctctctcactctctcactctctctctctccctttctctctctctctctctctctctccctttttctctctctctttcctttttcctctctctctctttccttttttctttcatgcatctctctctccttcacacattctctcttcctcctccatatttccttccctttcctccttcccctttctttctctctctatctctttcaTCCACCGTTCCCCTTCTCCCTCCTCTCCTAATACCCAGCCTACCGCCTCCTGCCagcttcctcctccttcctTCCACTCTCTACACTCCTCCCATACGTGTTCCCATGTTTCCCTCTCTCCTCCACATAATCTGcatctcctttttttctcctccTCCCAGTACCTTCCCTCCCTTACTTCATTCCCCAACCTGAATCTTGCCACTCTCTTCCATCTGCTTTCACCCCATCCTTTTTTTAGATAATCCGGTATCCCTTTCCCCTTTACTTCCTTGTACCATCTACTAAACCTCGATTCACTTATCTTTTcccttctttcctttctctgtTTCTCCTTGTCCCTCCTCTCTAATTCCTCATACCTCGCCTCtcccttctctttcttcttctccacCTCCTCAATTGATATCTCCCTTTCCTCTAAGAACTTCCTCCTTTTTTCCTCCCATTCCGATCTCACTCTTCCCTCTTTGAATCTCTCTTTCATCTCCTCCCTACATTCCCTCGCTATCTCACTTCCCCTCCCCTCATctaatcttttttcaaaaCCCCCACGCCCTCCTTCCCGCTCTTCCCCTTAGTTTCTCCCTTTGTAGTTCCTCTCTCACCAAGTATCCTGGCGTCCTTGCCTCTACTCCCAGTACCCATCTTAAATATCTCTCCTCTGCCCTTTCCatttcctctctctccttccacCCCCATATCTCTACCCCATACCCCATCACCGTCCATaccaatttatcaaataaccATAACCTTCTCCCCCAATCCTTCCCGAATCTTCTTTTCCCTATCCCCCATACCTGCCCCATCACCGTTGTCGCTTTTCTCACCCTCTCCCTGATCTGTGCCCCCTGCCCTCCGTTTCTCTGTATTATGTATCCCAGATATCTAAACTCCTTCACCTCCTCAATTATCTTCCCTTTCCATCTCCATACCTTTTTCCTCCatctccctcccccctttctAAACCTCATGATCTTCGTCTTTTCGGTGTTCAGCTCTAAATTCTTCCTGTCCAAATATCTTTCTAACCTTTCCATCATGCCCTtcatctcctcctcctcctctgcTATCAAAACCATGTCGTCTGCATATGCTAAGGAGTATATCTTGCGCCCTCTTAACTTTACTCCTCCCCATTTCACTTTCCCCATTTCCTCCTCTATATCTGCtaacattacattaaaaattagtgGGCTCAATGGGCACCCCTGCCTCACTCCTCTCGCCGTCCAAAAGttccccccctcctcccctccTACCCTTACTTTACTTTTCGTCTCCTTCAACACCTCCTCCACTCTTTCCACCAACCCTTCCCTtacccctctctctctcattgcCCCCACTAATATTCCCCTATCCACCGAGTCGAATGCTGCctttaaatctataaacaGCGCCGtcatttttcctttcttttttcccaGCTGTCTGttcactaaataatttaaaacatatatattgtctAATGTCCCCATCCCTTCTCTGAAACCTGTCTGACTCTGTGGTACTATTCCCTTTTCTTCCACTTCCCTCCTTAGCCTCTCTGCCAACGTTATTGTATATATCTTGTAACATGAACTCATTAATGTCACCCCTCTGTAATCTTCcactttctctccctctcctttCTTTCTGATCGGCACCACTACTCCCTCCTTCCATCTCTCCGGCCATCCCTCCCCCCTCCATACCTTGTTACACCAGCTCCAGACCCACTCTTCCACTTCTTCCCCTCCATATTTTCATGCTTCTCCTGGTATCCCGTCCACTCCCATTGCCTTCCCatttcttagtttttttatcgCCTCCTTTATTTCCTTTCTGCTGATCTCTTCTTTCTCCTCTCCCTCCCctcctctcttcctttctcccCCCTTTACTACTTTTCCTTCTGTCCCCCCCAGTAGCCTCATGAAGTACTCTTTCCACTCCTCCATTCCTATCCCATCATTTATCCTAgttcttcttttcctttctctaTTTACTATTTCCCATACCTCATTCTCCCTTTTTACTTCCCTTGCTCTTTTTTCCCATCTTtcattttcctctttctttttcctttcacaCGTTTCCTTAtattccttcttcttctctttatACTCTTTCCCTTCTCCTCCTTTTCTTCTCCATCCTCTTAACTCCCTTCTTGCctccttcttcttttcctcACATTCTCTGTCCCACCATCCCCTCCTCTTCCCCTCCTCTTTCCCCACGTCCCGCTCCACTTCCTTTATCGCCTCTTTCATCTTCCTCTCCATCCCTTCCCATTCTACCCTCATTTCTTCTTCCCCCGATTTTAACCCTTCCATCCTTTGTTTGAACTTTTTACACCCCTCCTCATTCCATACTCCTCTccatatttttcctttttccctACTCTCGTTCCTCTTCCTTTTTTGTCTTTGTCCCTCTCCCTTAACCCATACCTCCACTGGCTGGTGGTCTGACTCTATGTTGTCTCCTATCCTTAGCCTTTTTATCTTTCCCCTCGTATCCTCATCTGCTATTACGTAGTCTATTACCGTATTCCCTTTTCCTCCTGTGAACGTGTACTCCCCCTCCTCCTCACCCTCTATGCATCCATTCAGTATTCCCCATCCTCTTTCCTCCAAGAACTCCACCATCACCTTCCCCTCCCTATTCATCTTCCTATCCTTCGATTTCCTTCTCCTTCCCTCCCCCTTCCCTCCTCcttcctctccctctttccCTATCTCTATACCTCCTCCCTCCTCCCCTGTTCTCGCATTAAAGTCCCCCCCAATTATTGTACTCACTTCTACCTCCTTCTCCCCTACCCACTGTTCCATGCTCTGTAACATCTCCTCCATATTCCCATTAACGTATACCCCCACCACCCTCCATTtatgttttcctttttttatccttcccACTATTATCCCTTCTCTCTCCGTTACTATTTTCCTCCCTTTGTCCAACATCTCTTTTCTTATCCCCATTACCATCCCTCCCATCGcccttccttttttattttttctttccgcCATTTGTACTCCCCACTCGTATCCTCTTGGTAACTTTTCTTTCACCCTTTCCCACCCTTTTTTATCCATCCATGTTTCTATCAGTACTATTACATCCCATTTCTTTAGTCCCTCCCAGAATTCTTTATCCTTATTTCCCACCCCTGCCACATTCCAGAAGGCTATTCTCCACTCCCTTTCCCTCCCGTCCTCTCGCCTCACCTTTCCGTCCCTTTCCCTTCTCTCTTCTATCCCATGCTTCCCTCCCT
This window of the Linepithema humile isolate Giens D197 chromosome 1, Lhum_UNIL_v1.0, whole genome shotgun sequence genome carries:
- the LOC136997415 gene encoding coiled-coil domain-containing protein 34-like translates to MKERFKEGRVRSEWEEKRRKFLEEREISIEEVEKKKEKGEARYEELERRDKEKQRKERREKISESRFSRWYKEVKGKGIPDYLKKGWEKFITNTNKPTDTSKVAKKRKFTERETEEELKIQRIKFIIEQEQQLAKAKLRHEERMAAIIEINLKENNTLEIRANSAKAELAELQLKKEKDRIYNPLDSK
- the LOC136997471 gene encoding high mobility group nucleosome-binding domain-containing protein 5-like, with product MDKKGWERVKEKLPRGYEWGVQMAERKNKKGRAMGGMVMGIRKEMLDKGRKIVTEREGIIVGRIKKGKHKWRVVGVYVNGNMEEMLQSMEQWVGEKEVEVSTIIGGDFNARTGEEGGGIEIGKEGEEGGGKGEGRRRKSKDRKMNREGKVMVEFLEERGWGILNGCIEGEEEGEYTFTGGKGNTVIDYVIADEDTRGKIKRLRIGDNIESDHQPVEVWVKGEGQRQKRKRNESREKGKIWRGVWNEEGCKKFKQRMEGLKSGEEEMRVEWEGMERKMKEAIKEVERDVGKEEGKRRGWWDRECEEKKKEARRELRGWRRKGGEGKEYKEKKKEYKETCERKKKEENERWEKRAREVKRENEVWEIVNRERKRRTRINDGIGMEEWKEYFMRLLGGTEGKVVKGGERKRGGEGEEKEEISRKEIKEAIKKLRNGKAMGVDGIPGEA